A window from Bordetella petrii encodes these proteins:
- a CDS encoding acyl-CoA dehydrogenase family protein has protein sequence MNFDHTEDRRMLSDMLKRFVAEQYGFAVRDRVAGSPEGYSAEFWQRYAELGAIGALFDEADGGLGGSGFDIAVVFEALGRGLVVEPFLDALMAGDAIAAAGTPAQKQVLEGLLAGSAIVALAHAEPQAGYELAQVETRARPDGDGWLLDGAKAVVAQAEHAGLFVVSARTAGSPGDADGISLFLVAAGTPGLQVQGYPLIDGGRAGDLALAGVRVGADALLGQPGTGHAVLERSIGKGLLALCAEAVGAMDAARDATLEYLQTRKQFGVPIGRFQALQHRMADVLLEIEQARSAVINAAAQLGHADRATRERALSAAKATIGRVGILVAEECIQLHGGIGMTWELPLAHYAKRLVMIDHQLGDEDHHLARFIALAPQD, from the coding sequence ATGAATTTCGACCATACCGAAGACCGGCGCATGCTGTCGGACATGTTGAAACGCTTCGTGGCCGAGCAATACGGGTTCGCGGTGCGCGACCGCGTCGCGGGCTCGCCGGAAGGCTACAGCGCCGAATTCTGGCAGCGCTACGCCGAACTGGGCGCCATCGGCGCGCTGTTCGACGAAGCCGATGGCGGCCTGGGCGGCAGCGGCTTCGACATTGCCGTGGTGTTCGAAGCCCTGGGCCGCGGCCTGGTGGTGGAACCCTTCCTCGACGCGCTGATGGCCGGCGACGCCATTGCCGCCGCCGGCACGCCGGCGCAAAAGCAAGTGCTCGAAGGCCTGCTGGCCGGGTCCGCCATCGTGGCCCTGGCCCATGCCGAGCCGCAGGCCGGCTACGAGCTGGCGCAGGTCGAGACGCGCGCGCGGCCCGACGGCGACGGCTGGCTGCTCGACGGCGCCAAGGCCGTGGTCGCCCAGGCCGAGCATGCCGGCCTGTTCGTGGTGTCGGCGCGCACCGCCGGCAGCCCGGGCGATGCCGACGGCATTTCGCTGTTCCTGGTGGCGGCCGGCACACCCGGCCTGCAGGTGCAGGGCTACCCGCTGATCGACGGCGGCCGCGCCGGCGACCTGGCGCTGGCCGGCGTGCGGGTCGGCGCCGATGCGCTGCTGGGCCAGCCGGGCACGGGGCATGCCGTACTCGAACGCAGCATCGGCAAGGGCCTGCTGGCGCTGTGCGCCGAAGCGGTCGGCGCCATGGACGCCGCGCGCGACGCCACGCTCGAATACCTGCAGACGCGCAAGCAGTTCGGCGTGCCCATCGGCCGCTTCCAGGCCCTGCAGCACCGCATGGCCGATGTGCTGCTCGAAATCGAACAGGCGCGCTCGGCCGTCATCAACGCCGCCGCGCAGCTCGGCCACGCCGACCGCGCCACCCGCGAACGCGCCCTGTCGGCCGCCAAGGCCACCATCGGCCGCGTGGGCATCCTGGTGGCCGAAGAATGCATCCAGCTGCACGGCGGCATCGGCATGACCTGGGAATTGCCCCTGGCCCACTACGCCAAGCGCCTGGTCATGATCGACCACCAGCTGGGCGACGAAGACCACCACCTGGCGCGCTTCATCGCGCTGGCTCCCCAGGACTGA
- a CDS encoding acyl-CoA dehydrogenase family protein has protein sequence MDLNFTPEEESFRAEVRAFLAAELPDGLARKVRENRHLSKADMEAWHAILNARGWLASHWPREYGGTGWTAVQKFIFENECALAHAPRIVPFGLSMLGPVLIKYGNEAQKRHWLPRILNGADWWCQGYSEPGAGSDLASLKTSAVRDGDHYIVNGQKTWTTLGQHANMIFCLVRTRSEGKPQEGISFLLIDMNTPGIEVRPIITLDGEHEVNEVFFSDVRVPAANLVGEENRGWSCAKYLLTYERTNIAGVGLSTAALLQLKAVAARQVRNGKPLAQDPAFAARLARVEIELDNMRITNLRVLAAAANGGAPGAESSMLKIRGTQIRQEITALNRRAMGIYARPYMAQALEDGYAGPRIGPAGADSAAAQYFNYRKLSIFGGSNEIQKNIISKMILGL, from the coding sequence ATGGACCTGAATTTCACCCCCGAAGAAGAATCCTTCCGCGCCGAAGTGCGCGCCTTCCTGGCCGCCGAGCTGCCGGACGGCCTGGCGCGCAAGGTGCGCGAAAACCGGCACCTGTCCAAGGCCGACATGGAGGCCTGGCATGCCATCCTGAACGCGCGCGGCTGGCTGGCCAGCCACTGGCCGCGCGAATACGGCGGCACCGGCTGGACCGCCGTGCAGAAGTTCATCTTCGAAAACGAATGCGCCCTGGCCCATGCCCCGCGCATCGTGCCCTTCGGCCTGAGCATGCTGGGGCCGGTGCTGATCAAGTACGGCAACGAAGCCCAAAAGCGCCACTGGCTGCCGCGTATCCTGAACGGCGCCGACTGGTGGTGCCAGGGCTATTCCGAGCCCGGCGCGGGTTCCGACCTGGCCTCGCTCAAGACCAGCGCGGTGCGCGACGGCGACCACTACATCGTCAACGGCCAGAAAACCTGGACCACGCTCGGCCAGCACGCCAACATGATCTTCTGCCTGGTGCGCACCCGCAGCGAAGGCAAGCCGCAGGAAGGCATCAGCTTCCTGCTCATCGACATGAACACGCCCGGCATCGAGGTGCGGCCCATCATCACCCTGGACGGCGAGCACGAAGTCAACGAAGTGTTCTTTTCCGACGTGCGCGTGCCGGCCGCCAACCTGGTGGGCGAAGAAAACCGCGGCTGGTCTTGCGCCAAGTACCTGCTGACCTACGAGCGCACCAACATCGCCGGCGTGGGGCTGTCCACCGCCGCCCTGCTGCAGCTCAAGGCCGTGGCCGCGCGCCAGGTCAGGAACGGCAAGCCGCTGGCGCAAGACCCGGCCTTCGCGGCGCGGCTGGCGCGCGTCGAGATCGAGCTCGACAACATGCGCATCACCAACCTGCGCGTGCTGGCCGCGGCCGCCAACGGCGGAGCGCCCGGCGCCGAAAGCTCGATGCTGAAGATCCGCGGCACCCAGATCCGCCAGGAAATCACCGCGCTGAACCGCCGCGCCATGGGCATCTACGCGCGCCCCTACATGGCGCAGGCGCTGGAAGACGGCTACGCCGGCCCGCGCATCGGCCCGGCCGGTGCCGACAGCGCGGCCGCCCAGTATTTCAACTACCGCAAGCTGTCGATCTTCGGCGGCTCGAACGAAATCCAGAAGAACATCATCTCGAAGATGATCCTGGGACTGTAA
- a CDS encoding tripartite tricarboxylate transporter substrate-binding protein has product MKAPHIDRRKALQGIASAGACLLTGRVAWAREGYPAKPIRFIVPFNPGGATDTVARVLAASMSKTLGQPILVENKSGAAGMLGTDQVAKAAPDGYTFTVSLSTSLLINQFLYARMAYNPQADLLMLSQIAAAPVTLVVHPSVPAGNMRELLAWIGANPGKVSYGSWGVGSYAHLAGAYMSKTTHADMVHVAYKGEAPMIQDLIGGQLQVCFSSAQNTRPFIENGRLKAIGVTGTQRMVVLPDLPTIHEQGVADDAYAIFGWVGMAAPAGTPQDIVDTVHAALLEAAKDTKVQEHITGAGFIPVFNTPAEFSRAYARDVPIWKELVKIADARID; this is encoded by the coding sequence GTGAAAGCACCACACATCGACCGCCGCAAGGCCCTGCAGGGAATCGCCTCCGCCGGCGCCTGCCTGTTGACAGGGCGGGTAGCCTGGGCCAGGGAAGGCTACCCCGCCAAGCCCATCCGCTTCATCGTGCCGTTCAATCCGGGCGGCGCCACCGACACCGTGGCCCGCGTGCTGGCCGCGTCCATGTCCAAGACCCTGGGGCAGCCCATCCTGGTGGAAAACAAGAGCGGCGCCGCCGGCATGCTTGGAACGGACCAGGTAGCCAAGGCCGCCCCCGACGGCTACACCTTCACGGTATCGCTCAGCACGTCGCTGCTCATCAACCAGTTCCTGTACGCCAGGATGGCCTACAACCCGCAGGCCGACCTGCTGATGCTGTCGCAGATCGCCGCGGCCCCGGTGACGCTGGTGGTGCATCCGTCGGTGCCTGCCGGCAACATGCGGGAACTGCTGGCCTGGATCGGGGCCAACCCCGGCAAGGTGTCGTACGGCAGCTGGGGGGTGGGCTCTTACGCGCACCTGGCCGGCGCCTACATGAGCAAGACCACTCATGCCGACATGGTGCATGTGGCCTACAAGGGCGAGGCGCCCATGATCCAGGACCTGATCGGCGGTCAATTGCAGGTGTGCTTCTCCAGCGCCCAGAACACCAGGCCATTCATCGAGAACGGCCGCCTCAAGGCCATCGGCGTCACGGGCACGCAGCGCATGGTGGTACTGCCCGACCTGCCCACCATTCATGAACAGGGCGTCGCCGACGATGCCTACGCCATCTTCGGCTGGGTGGGCATGGCAGCCCCCGCCGGCACGCCACAAGACATCGTCGACACCGTGCATGCCGCCCTGCTGGAAGCCGCCAAAGACACCAAGGTGCAAGAGCACATCACGGGCGCAGGCTTCATTCCCGTGTTCAACACGCCGGCGGAATTTTCCAGGGCCTATGCGCGCGACGTGCCCATCTGGAAAGAGCTGGTCAAGATCGCGGACGCGCGCATCGACTGA
- a CDS encoding CaiB/BaiF CoA transferase family protein, which translates to MSTDTPPPPADGPDFPLEGVRVLDLSRVFAGPLCGQVLADFGAEVIKVEHPVRGDDTRDWGMRVGSTETTYYNSMNRNKRSITLDLQSREGVDIIYSLLPQFDVVIHNFKSGGAEKLGLGYEQLKAVRPGLVYCAISGYNSAGPEAARPGYDLVIQGESGIMAINGEASQPPLKFGVAAVDMMTGMYAAQAVLAALFRRERTGRGRLIEMALYDCGIMIASYYGLDAMLLGRDPQRYGNAHPSIVPYGMFEAADGPLIVAVGTNAQFDKFCRKVVMRPDIVEDPRYATNVDRAKNRLTLLPMVTALLREFPRGVLLQRLTDCGIPCGEVLGLHQALTSERTRQGGLLREMRHPVAGTTHVYAPPYRLDGQRLPIRHAPPTLGEGTRDVLQQLLQMNDAQLEALQTQGILTLPRG; encoded by the coding sequence ATGAGCACCGACACCCCGCCCCCGCCCGCCGACGGCCCCGACTTTCCCCTGGAAGGGGTCCGGGTACTGGACCTGTCCCGCGTGTTCGCCGGCCCGCTGTGCGGCCAGGTGCTGGCCGATTTCGGGGCCGAGGTCATCAAGGTCGAACACCCCGTGCGCGGCGACGACACCCGCGACTGGGGCATGCGCGTGGGCAGCACCGAAACCACCTACTACAACAGCATGAACCGCAACAAGCGGTCCATTACCCTGGACCTGCAGTCCCGGGAAGGCGTGGACATCATCTACAGCCTGCTGCCGCAGTTCGACGTCGTAATCCACAACTTCAAGAGCGGCGGCGCCGAAAAACTGGGCCTGGGCTACGAACAGCTCAAAGCCGTCAGGCCCGGCCTGGTCTACTGCGCGATCTCCGGCTACAACAGCGCCGGCCCCGAGGCCGCACGCCCCGGCTACGACCTGGTCATACAGGGCGAGTCCGGCATCATGGCGATCAACGGCGAGGCCAGCCAGCCGCCGCTGAAGTTCGGCGTGGCCGCGGTCGACATGATGACGGGCATGTACGCCGCGCAGGCCGTGCTGGCCGCGCTGTTCCGCCGCGAGCGCACCGGCCGCGGGCGGCTGATCGAAATGGCGCTGTACGACTGCGGCATCATGATCGCCAGCTACTACGGGCTGGACGCCATGCTGCTGGGCCGCGACCCGCAGCGCTACGGCAATGCCCATCCGTCCATCGTGCCCTACGGCATGTTCGAAGCCGCCGACGGCCCGCTGATCGTGGCGGTGGGCACCAATGCGCAGTTCGACAAGTTCTGCCGCAAGGTGGTCATGCGCCCCGACATCGTCGAAGACCCCCGCTACGCCACCAATGTCGACCGCGCCAAGAACCGCCTGACCCTGCTGCCCATGGTGACGGCGCTGCTGCGCGAGTTTCCGCGCGGCGTGCTGCTGCAGCGGCTGACCGACTGCGGCATTCCCTGCGGCGAGGTGCTGGGCCTGCACCAGGCCCTGACCAGCGAACGCACGCGCCAGGGCGGCCTGCTGCGGGAAATGCGGCATCCGGTCGCGGGCACGACGCACGTCTATGCGCCGCCGTACCGCCTGGACGGGCAGCGCCTGCCCATCCGCCACGCCCCGCCCACGCTGGGCGAAGGCACGCGCGACGTGCTGCAGCAACTGCTGCAAATGAACGATGCGCAGCTCGAAGCCCTGCAGACGCAAGGCATCCTGACCTTGCCCAGGGGTTGA